A portion of the Corynebacterium heidelbergense genome contains these proteins:
- a CDS encoding RNA polymerase-binding protein RbpA: MADRVLRGSRMGAVSYETDRDHDLAPRRTVKYQTESGEVFDVPFADDAEIPNEWMCKNGQLGTLMEGDGQESKPVKPPRTHWDMLCERRTMEELDVLLDERIEILRKRRRNAVKLMKEQEKAKEKKS; this comes from the coding sequence ATGGCAGATCGGGTTCTACGCGGAAGCCGGATGGGCGCTGTCTCTTACGAGACGGATCGGGACCACGACTTGGCCCCCCGCCGCACCGTGAAGTATCAGACCGAATCGGGGGAAGTGTTCGACGTCCCCTTCGCCGACGATGCCGAAATCCCCAACGAGTGGATGTGCAAGAACGGCCAGTTGGGCACCCTCATGGAGGGTGACGGCCAGGAGTCCAAGCCGGTCAAGCCCCCCCGGACTCACTGGGACATGCTCTGCGAGCGCCGCACGATGGAGGAGCTGGACGTCCTCCTGGATGAGCGCATCGAGATTCTGCGCAAGCGCCGCCGCAACGCGGTGAAGCTCATGAAGGAGCAGGAAAAGGCCAAGGAGAAGAAGAGTTAG
- a CDS encoding ABC transporter permease, protein MLRYVLRKSLSWLIVIFLATNLTYLIASTFLDPSSNYLGRRPPLSEEQIDRILTPLNLSTSTPLWERWWHWFTGILLHWDWGTSPVGDSVNSQVSYRIWVSAELLLLATIISIVLGVAIGVYTASRQYQLGDRVFQGISIVALNLHVVVVSIAVVFFGRMINDTTGKRIFYVTGSANPDVHGFFPHLVDLLQHLLLPTIALVVISYAGYHMTQRSLLLDNLGADYVRTARAKGLTRPQAIRKHALRTSVIPIATSVAFSIPGIFTGAVMTEQIFGWNGMGQYFVQTISKNDVHGAVAVGAFGALMTGLSAILADILIVILDPRVRVN, encoded by the coding sequence ATGCTCAGATACGTCCTCCGGAAGTCACTTTCGTGGCTGATCGTTATTTTCCTGGCTACCAATCTCACCTACCTGATAGCCTCGACCTTCCTCGATCCCAGCTCGAACTACCTCGGACGGCGTCCACCGCTGTCGGAAGAACAAATCGACCGGATTCTTACCCCGCTCAACCTCAGTACTTCCACCCCGCTATGGGAGCGCTGGTGGCACTGGTTCACCGGCATTCTCCTGCACTGGGATTGGGGAACCTCCCCCGTTGGCGACAGCGTCAACAGTCAGGTGTCCTACCGCATCTGGGTTTCCGCAGAGCTGTTACTCCTGGCAACCATCATCTCCATCGTTCTTGGCGTCGCTATTGGCGTGTACACGGCCTCCCGCCAATATCAGCTGGGTGACCGAGTCTTTCAGGGCATATCCATCGTCGCGCTCAACCTCCACGTCGTTGTCGTTTCCATTGCGGTGGTTTTCTTCGGGCGCATGATCAACGACACCACCGGCAAGCGCATCTTTTACGTCACCGGATCCGCCAACCCTGATGTGCACGGGTTCTTTCCCCATCTCGTCGACCTTCTGCAGCACCTGCTGTTGCCCACCATTGCCCTCGTGGTGATCTCCTACGCGGGTTATCACATGACCCAACGCAGCCTGCTGCTGGACAACCTCGGCGCAGACTACGTGCGTACCGCCAGGGCAAAGGGCCTTACCCGCCCCCAGGCCATCCGCAAACACGCCCTGCGCACCTCCGTGATCCCCATCGCCACCAGCGTCGCCTTCTCCATTCCGGGAATTTTCACCGGCGCCGTGATGACGGAACAGATTTTCGGGTGGAACGGTATGGGGCAATATTTCGTCCAAACGATTTCCAAAAACGATGTGCACGGCGCCGTGGCCGTGGGCGCCTTCGGTGCTCTCATGACCGGCCTGTCTGCGATCCTCGCCGACATCCTCATCGTCATCCTCGATCCCCGAGTGCGGGTGAATTAG
- a CDS encoding ABC transporter permease — protein MSIPQNLSDATRLDAAVQGTSAPETAIETGKALGTTPKRSRSKFALYARRFRRNKLALLGSVLFAVLVLLAIIGPALSQWGYDEPDFLSLSAPPSPEHWFGTTDGGNDLFAQTTHGLGRSLMIAVTVAIGTTIISALLGAGAALYGGRVESVILGLIHFLLAIPSFLLIALIVADSGGDWRMLTLVLILFGWMMTARVIWSMSMSVRENDYVRAARYMGVSKFRTIIRHIIPNIGSLLIIQFTLGIVATITNETALSFLGLGVKLPDVSLGTLLAVGAGSTKAAPWQFWFPALTLTLLTISIAFISDGVRDALDPNSSAGGRA, from the coding sequence ATGAGCATCCCACAGAATCTTTCGGACGCCACCCGCCTGGACGCCGCCGTCCAGGGCACCTCTGCTCCGGAAACCGCCATAGAGACCGGCAAGGCCCTTGGCACCACCCCGAAACGCAGCCGCTCCAAATTCGCCCTGTACGCCCGCCGATTCCGGCGCAACAAGCTCGCCCTGCTCGGCAGCGTCCTCTTCGCGGTTCTCGTTCTCCTCGCCATCATCGGCCCCGCCCTGTCCCAGTGGGGTTATGACGAACCAGACTTCCTCAGCCTGTCCGCGCCGCCCTCCCCAGAGCACTGGTTTGGCACGACCGACGGCGGCAACGATCTGTTCGCCCAGACCACCCACGGGCTCGGCCGGTCCCTCATGATCGCCGTTACCGTAGCCATCGGCACCACCATCATCTCGGCCCTGCTCGGTGCCGGGGCAGCCCTCTACGGGGGACGCGTGGAAAGCGTCATCCTCGGGCTCATCCACTTCCTCCTAGCCATCCCCTCCTTCCTACTCATCGCGCTCATTGTGGCCGACTCGGGTGGGGACTGGCGGATGCTGACTTTGGTGCTCATCCTCTTCGGCTGGATGATGACAGCCCGCGTCATCTGGTCCATGTCCATGTCCGTGCGGGAAAACGACTACGTTCGCGCAGCTCGATACATGGGTGTCAGCAAATTCCGCACCATTATTCGGCACATCATCCCCAATATCGGCTCCCTCCTCATCATTCAGTTCACCCTTGGCATTGTCGCCACCATCACTAACGAGACAGCCCTATCCTTCCTTGGGCTCGGTGTGAAGCTGCCCGACGTGAGCCTGGGCACCCTCCTGGCCGTTGGTGCGGGATCCACAAAGGCGGCCCCGTGGCAGTTCTGGTTCCCCGCGTTAACCCTCACGCTGCTCACGATCTCTATCGCCTTTATCTCTG
- a CDS encoding ArsR/SmtB family transcription factor, with translation MTDSKTAAASPGSAYSGDVRCCELAKGPFEPAEAKQLAGLFHTLSDPTRLRLVSFIAAEGCRPVRACDAVGILGVAQPTVSHHLKVLAEAGLLRRERSGRNIMYAVNPQAFQALRQALELG, from the coding sequence TTGACTGACTCTAAGACAGCCGCCGCGAGCCCGGGCAGTGCATACTCGGGCGACGTGCGTTGCTGTGAGTTAGCCAAGGGGCCCTTCGAGCCTGCAGAGGCCAAGCAGCTTGCGGGGTTGTTTCACACGCTGTCAGATCCCACGAGGCTGCGGTTGGTCTCCTTTATCGCCGCAGAGGGCTGCCGCCCGGTGCGCGCGTGTGACGCGGTGGGGATACTAGGCGTTGCTCAGCCAACGGTGAGTCATCACCTCAAGGTGTTGGCGGAGGCCGGGCTCCTGCGCCGAGAGCGCTCGGGGCGCAACATTATGTATGCCGTGAATCCACAGGCGTTCCAGGCACTGCGGCAGGCCCTGGAGCTAGGCTAA
- a CDS encoding polysaccharide deacetylase family protein, which yields MAHTRQGGTPVDRRLSRRELLGLGVLGAAGLVGGSAVLQGCSTQGEGRGTPTATTTAQPGPPSSGSSAPDAPSGSPQPDAEAEIQRTLAPLRQQQPTQWGTALADVTRRLDSGRPAATLYLTRDACGGPSGSDYDAELIDVLREHAVPATLFLNSRWVTANPEFTRKLIADPLFQVENHGTSHRPLSVNGRSAYGIEGIANFDAAVEEIRGNERSLREAFNHNISWFRSGTAHYDDVAVSICRALGHRVAGFGTNVDSGATASAADVRRALLGADAGDICIAHMNHPGSGTAAGLRRALPELLDRKTSFAKLG from the coding sequence GTGGCCCACACGAGGCAAGGGGGCACCCCGGTGGATCGGCGGCTCAGCCGCCGGGAGCTGCTGGGGCTGGGAGTGCTGGGCGCGGCGGGACTCGTCGGCGGAAGCGCCGTGCTCCAGGGCTGCAGCACGCAGGGGGAGGGGCGGGGCACCCCGACAGCCACGACCACGGCGCAGCCGGGCCCACCGTCGTCCGGTTCGTCCGCACCGGATGCGCCCTCCGGTTCGCCTCAGCCGGATGCCGAGGCGGAGATCCAACGCACGCTGGCCCCCCTGCGCCAGCAACAACCGACCCAGTGGGGGACGGCGCTGGCCGACGTTACCCGACGGCTGGACTCGGGTCGGCCCGCCGCAACCCTGTACCTTACCCGTGATGCCTGCGGCGGGCCCTCCGGCAGCGATTACGACGCGGAACTCATCGATGTCCTGCGCGAGCACGCAGTACCAGCCACGCTGTTTCTCAACAGCCGCTGGGTGACAGCTAACCCGGAGTTCACCCGCAAGCTCATCGCCGATCCGCTGTTCCAGGTGGAAAACCATGGCACCTCCCACCGCCCCCTCAGCGTTAACGGCCGGTCCGCCTACGGCATCGAGGGCATCGCAAACTTCGACGCGGCCGTAGAGGAGATCCGCGGCAACGAACGCAGTCTCCGGGAGGCCTTCAACCACAACATCTCCTGGTTCCGCTCCGGGACCGCCCATTACGACGATGTGGCTGTAAGCATCTGCCGGGCGCTGGGCCACCGCGTGGCGGGTTTCGGGACGAACGTCGATAGCGGAGCCACGGCCAGCGCCGCGGACGTCCGGCGCGCCCTGCTGGGCGCCGATGCCGGAGACATCTGCATCGCCCACATGAATCACCCGGGCTCGGGAACCGCTGCGGGCCTACGCCGCGCCCTGCCGGAGCTGCTGGACCGCAAGACCTCCTTCGCCAAACTGGGCTAG
- a CDS encoding DUF2254 domain-containing protein, with protein sequence MSHSPAHGAMSWVPTARPRAWYIRLWDPFWMLPMACVAVSVLLGIVLPQVDSLASDWVPVVFHGGPDGARTVLSTITSAMISVTGLVFSITMVLVQLASSQFSQRVLGGFLGSRITQATLGVFTGTFMYSLTVLRSIRDQATAESAFVPQVATTFCFLLVIASVGFFLAFIDHIISSIRIANVVEEIRAKTVATGERMIPAGLQPEEDGGEAGQWTPPPGDEPWEVRWRKRGGRLTDVDYRRLVEVASENNLTVNLLPQVGAYVPRGRAVLAIYGIPDERVPGPSAPGTAVPAGSQETPLRQAAEDMLGCLTCAQERSMRQDVMFGVRQIVDIAERALSPGINDPTTAVQCLDALHGLLRPLVQRRTPQGQVSDARGHVRLVFRPQTVHQVLELATDEISWWGAGTIQVPRRMKTMVDDLLSVAAPEYQEHLHRVRQRVERRDAKAGESEPGSSDL encoded by the coding sequence ATGAGCCATTCACCGGCCCACGGGGCCATGTCGTGGGTGCCCACCGCCCGGCCGAGGGCCTGGTACATCCGGCTGTGGGATCCCTTCTGGATGCTGCCCATGGCCTGCGTGGCGGTGTCCGTCCTACTCGGCATCGTGTTGCCGCAGGTGGACTCCCTGGCCTCGGACTGGGTGCCCGTTGTCTTCCACGGCGGCCCCGACGGAGCCCGCACGGTGTTGTCCACCATTACCTCCGCGATGATCTCCGTGACGGGATTGGTCTTCTCCATCACGATGGTGCTTGTGCAGTTGGCGAGTAGCCAGTTCTCCCAGCGGGTCCTCGGCGGCTTCCTCGGGAGCAGAATCACGCAGGCCACCCTGGGGGTGTTCACCGGTACCTTCATGTACTCCCTCACGGTGCTGCGCTCCATCCGGGATCAGGCCACCGCGGAATCCGCCTTCGTCCCCCAGGTCGCCACCACTTTTTGCTTCCTGCTGGTCATTGCCAGCGTGGGGTTCTTCCTAGCCTTCATCGACCACATCATCTCCTCCATCCGCATCGCGAACGTCGTAGAAGAGATCCGCGCGAAGACGGTCGCCACCGGGGAACGGATGATCCCCGCGGGTTTGCAGCCCGAGGAGGATGGGGGAGAAGCGGGGCAGTGGACCCCACCACCCGGGGATGAGCCGTGGGAGGTTCGCTGGCGCAAACGCGGGGGCCGCCTCACGGATGTGGACTACCGGCGCTTGGTAGAGGTGGCGTCCGAAAACAATCTCACCGTCAACCTCTTGCCGCAGGTCGGGGCCTATGTGCCGAGGGGCAGGGCGGTGTTGGCCATCTACGGCATACCGGATGAACGGGTGCCGGGGCCCTCCGCCCCGGGAACGGCAGTACCGGCCGGGAGCCAGGAAACGCCGCTGCGCCAGGCGGCCGAGGACATGCTGGGCTGCCTGACGTGCGCACAGGAGCGGTCGATGCGCCAGGACGTGATGTTTGGGGTGCGCCAGATCGTGGACATCGCGGAGCGGGCGCTATCCCCGGGTATTAACGATCCCACAACGGCGGTGCAATGCCTGGACGCGCTCCACGGGCTGCTGCGCCCCCTGGTCCAGCGCCGAACCCCGCAGGGGCAGGTCAGCGATGCACGCGGGCACGTACGCTTGGTCTTTCGACCGCAGACGGTCCACCAGGTCCTCGAGTTGGCGACCGACGAGATCTCCTGGTGGGGTGCGGGCACCATTCAAGTCCCGCGACGGATGAAAACGATGGTGGACGACCTGCTCAGCGTGGCTGCCCCCGAGTACCAGGAACACCTACACCGGGTGCGCCAGCGCGTGGAGCGCCGCGATGCGAAGGCGGGGGAGAGCGAGCCGGGCAGCAGCGACCTTTAG
- the arsB gene encoding ACR3 family arsenite efflux transporter, protein MHTSSATPPTPAPTPARTLSFLDRWLPLWIIAAMALGLALGRLTPAVPRALLSLEYAGISLPIAVGLLVMMYPPLAKVRYDKTRAILADKSLMVLSVLLNWVLGPLLMFTLAWLFLPGQPELRTGLIIVGLARCIAMVLIWNDLACGDHEAAAVLVAVNSVFQILVFGLLGWFYLQIFPAWLGLETTSATFSFWAIVASVLVFLGVPLVAGAASRIIGERRRGRQWYEQTFLPRISPLALIGLLFTIVLLFSIQGDRILDQPLTVATVALPLVAYFGLMFALALLAAKMAHMSYATATTVAFTAAGNNFELAIAVAVGTFGATSAQALAGTIGPLIEVPVLVALVFLMRWLGPRMFPSAPAAPAATRPLLVFICVRNAGKSQMAAALAKKIAGDRADIYSAGTHPRGTLNSESVAAVAEVGATMDGAPKPIDPALLRRATRIIVIGRKAQSPDLDSDNPEPTPPVERWDTIEPSEQGIEGIERMRLIRDDIDRRVRALLESLGIPTAPTT, encoded by the coding sequence ATGCACACGTCCTCTGCCACTCCGCCGACCCCAGCGCCCACACCAGCGCGCACCCTGTCCTTCCTGGACCGCTGGCTGCCCCTGTGGATCATCGCGGCCATGGCCCTCGGCCTCGCCCTGGGCCGCCTGACCCCCGCCGTTCCCCGTGCCCTGCTCTCCCTGGAATACGCGGGTATCTCCCTGCCCATCGCCGTGGGACTGCTCGTCATGATGTACCCGCCCCTGGCCAAGGTCCGTTATGACAAAACGCGGGCAATCCTCGCAGACAAATCCCTCATGGTCCTCTCCGTCCTCCTTAACTGGGTCTTGGGGCCGCTGCTCATGTTCACCCTGGCTTGGCTGTTCCTGCCCGGCCAGCCGGAGCTGCGCACCGGGTTGATCATCGTCGGACTGGCCCGGTGTATCGCCATGGTGCTCATCTGGAACGACCTGGCCTGCGGTGATCACGAGGCCGCCGCGGTCCTCGTCGCCGTGAATTCGGTGTTCCAAATCCTGGTCTTCGGTCTGCTTGGATGGTTCTACCTGCAGATTTTCCCGGCTTGGCTGGGTCTGGAGACCACATCTGCCACCTTCTCTTTCTGGGCCATCGTCGCGTCCGTCCTCGTCTTCCTCGGGGTGCCTTTGGTCGCGGGAGCGGCGTCCCGAATAATCGGCGAGCGCCGACGGGGACGGCAATGGTACGAGCAAACCTTCCTGCCCCGCATCTCCCCCCTCGCTCTCATCGGCCTGCTGTTCACCATCGTGCTGCTGTTCAGCATCCAGGGCGATCGGATCCTCGACCAGCCGCTCACCGTGGCCACGGTGGCCTTGCCCCTCGTCGCCTACTTCGGCCTCATGTTCGCCCTCGCGCTGCTGGCGGCAAAGATGGCCCACATGAGCTATGCAACGGCCACGACCGTCGCGTTCACGGCCGCCGGCAACAACTTCGAGCTGGCCATTGCCGTCGCAGTCGGTACCTTCGGGGCCACCTCCGCCCAAGCGCTGGCCGGCACCATTGGGCCGCTCATCGAGGTGCCCGTCCTCGTCGCACTCGTTTTCCTCATGCGCTGGCTCGGCCCCCGGATGTTCCCGTCCGCCCCGGCAGCCCCAGCAGCAACCCGCCCGCTCCTCGTGTTCATCTGCGTGCGCAACGCCGGAAAATCGCAGATGGCCGCCGCGCTGGCCAAGAAGATAGCGGGCGATCGCGCCGATATTTACTCCGCCGGAACCCACCCGCGCGGCACTCTCAATTCGGAATCCGTCGCCGCTGTCGCCGAGGTGGGCGCCACCATGGACGGGGCCCCGAAGCCCATAGACCCCGCACTGCTGCGAAGGGCCACGCGCATCATCGTCATCGGGCGAAAAGCCCAGTCACCTGACCTGGACTCCGACAACCCCGAGCCGACGCCACCCGTTGAACGGTGGGACACCATCGAGCCCAGCGAGCAGGGAATCGAGGGCATAGAACGCATGCGCCTCATCCGGGACGACATCGACCGGCGGGTCCGCGCCCTCCTGGAAAGCCTCGGCATTCCCACCGCCCCCACCACCTAA
- a CDS encoding polyprenol monophosphomannose synthase, with product MAKISDHTLVIIPTFNERENLPLIVKRLLDAEPQRVHVLVVDDSSPDGTGEVADQLAAKDERIQVLHREGKGGLGGAYIAGFHWGLDRGYDVLCEMDADGSHAPEQLHLLLDRVDAGADLVIGSRYVKGGKTVNWPTSRQLLSRGGNIYVALALGAGLSDITGGYRAYRREVLEAIHLDTVDSAGYVFQVDLAWRAVHEGFDVREVPITFTEREIGESKMSGNIVSEAMLQVTKWGATHRVTQVSTLVKEFGNLGVEMVKRAVYQR from the coding sequence ATGGCAAAAATTAGTGACCACACCCTGGTCATCATCCCGACGTTCAACGAGCGGGAGAACCTTCCGCTCATCGTCAAGCGCCTTCTGGATGCCGAGCCACAGCGGGTCCACGTTCTGGTTGTGGACGATTCCAGCCCGGATGGTACCGGGGAGGTGGCCGATCAGCTCGCCGCCAAGGACGAGCGCATCCAGGTCCTCCACCGAGAGGGCAAGGGTGGCCTCGGCGGCGCCTACATCGCCGGGTTCCACTGGGGGCTCGACCGCGGGTACGATGTCCTGTGCGAAATGGATGCGGATGGCTCCCACGCCCCGGAGCAGTTGCACCTGCTGCTGGACCGCGTGGACGCCGGAGCGGATCTCGTTATCGGCTCGCGCTACGTCAAGGGCGGCAAGACCGTGAACTGGCCGACCAGCCGACAGTTGCTCAGCCGCGGGGGCAACATCTACGTGGCGCTCGCACTGGGCGCCGGGTTATCCGATATCACCGGCGGCTACCGGGCCTACCGCCGGGAGGTCCTGGAGGCAATTCACCTGGATACGGTCGATTCCGCAGGCTACGTCTTCCAGGTGGACCTAGCCTGGCGCGCAGTCCACGAGGGCTTCGATGTGCGAGAGGTCCCCATCACCTTCACCGAGCGCGAGATCGGGGAGTCCAAGATGAGCGGCAACATCGTCTCCGAGGCGATGCTGCAGGTAACGAAGTGGGGGGCCACCCACCGGGTGACCCAGGTCTCCACCCTGGTCAAGGAGTTCGGCAACCTTGGGGTGGAGATGGTCAAGCGCGCCGTTTACCAGCGCTAA
- the mgtE gene encoding magnesium transporter, translated as MEYAPGHQEVAEFADQDLRELIEHDRLDAASLWLGARSSVEIAEEVGWLDPETQAVAFRLLDKNRALQVFEFLDPSHQAELLDSLRDDHVADIFRRMAADDQARLLHEMPAKVAARMLDGLTPQQRRATSALLGYPAESAGRLMVPTPTVLSPDLDRDAALDKLQQRWGVSGRSSHRRNAIAVVPVTTDDRVLIGMVNLSDLIGCASGTKVEDLLHLEHHEIRAAEDQETAARLIQEADLLALPVVDAEQRLLGVITVDDAMEVLEREVTEDTYRASGAEPLGEPYLSATVVTLARKRGVWLAVLILAAFLTINVMHVFQDTLEAVVVLATFVPMIIGTGGNAGSQAAAAVIRALAVNEVRPADLLRIVWREVRVGFMLGVFLASMIIPILGFLYEPRVAVTVATTVICICSWACIVGGVLPLVAKKIGVDPAVFSTPVVATLVDATGLIIYFTVANTIMAQQIAAVSGAG; from the coding sequence GTGGAGTACGCACCAGGACACCAAGAGGTAGCCGAGTTCGCCGATCAGGACCTCCGGGAACTCATCGAGCACGACCGGTTAGATGCCGCGAGCCTATGGCTCGGTGCCCGATCCTCCGTGGAGATCGCCGAGGAAGTCGGCTGGCTGGACCCGGAGACGCAGGCCGTGGCTTTCCGGCTGCTGGATAAGAACCGAGCCCTCCAGGTCTTCGAGTTCCTGGACCCCTCCCACCAGGCGGAGCTGCTCGATTCCCTGCGCGATGACCACGTCGCGGACATCTTCCGGCGCATGGCGGCCGACGACCAGGCCCGCCTGCTGCACGAGATGCCCGCCAAGGTCGCCGCCCGCATGTTGGACGGACTGACCCCGCAGCAGCGCCGCGCAACGTCCGCCCTGCTCGGTTACCCTGCGGAGTCCGCCGGCCGCCTCATGGTGCCCACCCCCACCGTGCTGAGCCCGGACCTGGACCGGGATGCTGCCCTGGACAAGCTGCAGCAGCGATGGGGCGTGTCGGGTCGTTCCTCCCACCGCCGCAACGCAATTGCGGTCGTGCCCGTGACCACCGACGATCGGGTGCTCATCGGCATGGTCAACCTCTCCGACCTCATTGGCTGCGCCTCGGGGACGAAGGTGGAGGACCTCCTGCACCTCGAGCACCACGAGATCCGGGCGGCGGAGGACCAGGAGACGGCCGCGCGCCTCATCCAGGAGGCGGACCTGCTGGCCCTACCCGTGGTCGATGCGGAACAGCGACTGCTCGGCGTGATCACCGTGGACGACGCGATGGAGGTCCTCGAACGCGAGGTGACGGAGGATACCTACCGCGCTTCCGGTGCCGAGCCGCTGGGGGAGCCGTACCTCTCCGCGACGGTGGTGACGCTGGCCAGGAAGCGCGGGGTGTGGCTGGCCGTGCTGATCCTCGCGGCCTTCCTGACGATCAACGTCATGCACGTGTTCCAGGACACCCTAGAGGCCGTCGTGGTGCTGGCCACCTTCGTGCCCATGATCATCGGCACCGGCGGCAACGCAGGTTCCCAGGCGGCCGCGGCAGTCATCCGCGCGCTTGCCGTGAACGAGGTTCGCCCGGCAGACCTGCTGCGCATCGTCTGGCGCGAGGTGCGGGTGGGCTTCATGCTGGGCGTTTTCCTCGCCAGCATGATCATCCCCATCCTGGGCTTTTTGTACGAACCGCGGGTGGCCGTCACGGTGGCCACAACGGTCATCTGCATCTGCTCTTGGGCCTGTATTGTCGGCGGCGTGTTGCCGCTCGTAGCCAAGAAGATCGGGGTTGATCCGGCCGTCTTTTCGACGCCCGTGGTCGCGACCCTGGTGGACGCTACCGGCCTCATCATCTACTTCACTGTGGCCAATACGATCATGGCCCAGCAGATCGCCGCGGTTAGCGGGGCGGGATAG
- a CDS encoding YceI family protein — translation MRKGIITLGIIAVIALAMTTLGPLAFQFFSDRGLQTASISSGGEPASTDMNGTWEIVKGAGTNRTQAGYTFDEVLPGQRKSTSGRADNEKNTNITGGLTVENNVVKEGSVDVLVDGITSDVEKRDINVRNHILNTKEYPHAKFTLTKPVDISSLPSDGKPGEISVTGDLTLRGKTNSVTTTLKVLRTGKHVIIEGKVPFARKDYGINSPQFVASKIAENGTVDLLLVMEKKQ, via the coding sequence ATGCGCAAAGGAATCATCACCCTGGGGATCATCGCCGTTATCGCCCTGGCAATGACCACTCTGGGCCCCCTTGCATTCCAGTTCTTCTCGGACCGCGGACTGCAGACTGCCTCTATCTCCTCCGGCGGGGAGCCCGCCTCCACGGACATGAACGGCACCTGGGAAATCGTCAAGGGCGCGGGCACCAACCGCACCCAGGCTGGCTACACCTTCGACGAGGTCCTCCCGGGCCAGCGCAAATCCACCTCCGGCCGGGCGGATAACGAGAAGAACACCAACATCACCGGCGGTCTCACGGTGGAGAACAATGTGGTCAAGGAAGGCAGCGTGGACGTCCTCGTGGACGGCATCACCTCCGATGTGGAGAAGCGGGACATCAACGTGCGCAACCACATTCTCAACACCAAGGAATACCCCCACGCCAAGTTCACGCTCACCAAGCCGGTGGATATCTCCTCCCTACCCAGCGACGGCAAGCCCGGGGAGATTAGCGTGACCGGGGACCTCACCCTTCGCGGCAAGACTAACTCCGTGACCACCACGCTGAAGGTCCTGCGCACGGGCAAGCACGTCATCATTGAAGGCAAGGTCCCCTTCGCCCGTAAGGATTATGGCATCAATTCGCCGCAGTTCGTGGCGTCCAAAATCGCCGAGAACGGCACCGTGGATCTCCTGCTGGTGATGGAGAAGAAGCAGTAA